CAAGTTAAAATCGAATAATGGTCATTAAGCTGGTTAACTTTTTGAACTAGCCTACTTCTCATCAAGTTAAAATCGAATAATGGTCATTAAGCtggttaacattttaaactagCCGACTTCTCATTAAGTAAAAATCGAATAATGGTCATTAAGCTGTTCCACATTTTAAACTAGCCTACTTCTCATCAAGTTAAAATCGAATAATGGTCATTAAGCtggttaacattttaaactagCCTACTTCTCATCAAGTAAAAATCGAATAATGGTTCTTAAGCtggttaacattttaaactagCCTACTTCTCATCAAGTAAAAATCGAATAATGGTCCTTAACCtggttaacattttaaactagCCTACTTCTCATCAAGTAAAAATCGAATAATGGTCGTTAAGCTGgttcaaacaaaaacatttaaaacttacACAATGTGGTTCCAAATCTTTTGCGATCCTGTGCAGATCAGACCTCACGAAACCAATACTCGGGTAGTCCCTGTCTGTGGGATGTTCCTGGAGGATGTTCTCTAGATAGTAATTAAGGATCATTGCGTTGATGCAGCACGTGTCTTCTTGCTGGATAGAGAAATCAATTTAGTCAACATCTTTTATAACTGAAAATAATAACAGATAGGGCATTACATggaaacaatttatttaaaggtgttttaatttaaacacatACTTTCATCATCTCGCTGGTTATCACTGGAATCAGTCGGGTTTCGTGGTCTCTGTCACTGCTTTGTGCCTGTGTGGGTTAATATGCATGGTTATTATTAAgcatttcaaaaaaaaaaaaaaaaaaaaattccgaacaatattatattattatccaTGTGTTTTGACTAATCTAAATGTGTTTAAAGATCAATCAAACAGCAGCGCATTTATTCTTAATTTTGTTGATGAAAGCTTTTAAATAAAACGTTAACGAATAAAACAAGCTGAATTACATTCAAATCAAACTTACTTTTTTAGTCATCACATTTAGGTTGTTCCAGGACGCGGCGCTGTCCAGTGGTGAGGGGCGCGGACGCATCAGGTGCATCGCCTCCCCACACAATGCGCACCAGCACATCAAAGCAAGCAGTGCAACGCAATTCATAGTGAAAGCAGAGACGTCCTGTGATCTTTTCTCTTGTGTAGATTTATCTTCTCCGCAGGTTTGATTTCGAGTGATGTCGTGATGCTTTTATATTCTCCTGGTTTGGTCCACATATTGCAGTTACGTCACTGTGGT
The Paramisgurnus dabryanus chromosome 1, PD_genome_1.1, whole genome shotgun sequence genome window above contains:
- the il22 gene encoding interleukin-22; translated protein: MNCVALLALMCWCALCGEAMHLMRPRPSPLDSAASWNNLNVMTKKAQSSDRDHETRLIPVITSEMMKQEDTCCINAMILNYYLENILQEHPTDRDYPSIGFVRSDLHRIAKDLEPHCKKDYSEHEHVKQFTDKYRKARALYGDVTKARNKAVGETDILFHYLYESCTARKRV